Proteins found in one Funiculus sociatus GB2-C1 genomic segment:
- a CDS encoding DUF433 domain-containing protein has protein sequence MGWREYIHSDSKILLGKPVVKGTRLSVEFLLGLFSVGWTQQQVLENYPSLTPESLRAVFPFAAECMREESLYILPLTSEAV, from the coding sequence ATGGGCTGGCGAGAATACATTCATTCTGACTCCAAAATCCTGTTAGGTAAGCCAGTTGTGAAAGGAACTCGGCTGTCAGTAGAGTTTTTGCTTGGGTTATTTTCTGTAGGATGGACACAACAACAAGTGCTGGAAAATTACCCTTCACTAACTCCTGAGTCACTACGAGCGGTGTTTCCCTTTGCTGCTGAATGTATGCGTGAAGAATCTTTGTATATTCTTCCACTCACATCCGAGGCAGTTTGA
- a CDS encoding glutathione S-transferase family protein, whose product MTHSKNQALTSNGSDRVWESTIINEYLEEIFPEAPLMPRDRGERAIALLSLFQSPRHQGQYSVKVTNKYSTGQKLKLKAEFTIKFK is encoded by the coding sequence GTGACTCATAGTAAAAATCAAGCCCTAACCAGCAACGGTAGCGATCGCGTCTGGGAATCCACCATCATCAACGAGTATCTAGAAGAAATATTCCCCGAAGCGCCATTAATGCCAAGAGATCGGGGAGAAAGAGCGATCGCACTCCTCTCTCTATTCCAGTCACCAAGACATCAAGGACAATATTCTGTCAAGGTGACAAATAAATATAGCACTGGACAAAAGTTAAAATTAAAAGCAGAATTTACCATAAAGTTTAAGTAA